The Puntigrus tetrazona isolate hp1 chromosome 19, ASM1883169v1, whole genome shotgun sequence genome has a segment encoding these proteins:
- the evx1 gene encoding homeobox even-skipped homolog protein 1 — protein MDSAKDTLMRAEGGQVGILSAKAVSNSIEATGEPTRKLPDKQLNQNRLSPVLYSQNLADDATMGQRSAKYGDVTLASKPSAPDRDLSDIPNKDASSSDAESDLYEEIDVSCTPESMDYPSGQGLAMGSPNHGRDVGVDNKMGSGPGALNYGSDQMRRYRTAFTREQIARLEKEFYRENYVSRPRRCELAAALNLPETTIKVWFQNRRMKDKRQRLAMTWPHPADPAFYTYMMSHAAATGSLPYPFQSHLPLPYYSPLSGVAAGSASATGGPFSNPLRSLDSFRVLSHPYPRPELLCAFRHPSLYPSPGHGLGPGGSPCSCLACHAASQSNGLPHRPNNADFSCSPTTRTEAFLTFSPAVISKSSSVSLDQREEVPLTR, from the exons ATGGACAGCGCTAAGGACACGCTGATGCGCGCCGAGGGCGGTCAGGTTGGCATACTGTCTGCCAAAGCCGTCTCCAATTCGATAGAGGCGACCGGAGAGCCCACGCGCAAGCTACCGGACAAACAGCTTAACCAGAACAGACTAAGCCCCGTGCTTTATTCGCAAAACCTGGCGGATGACGCGACAATGGGACAGCGTAGCGCGAAGTACGGAGACGTGACACTTGCTAGCAAGCCCTCCGCGCCGGACAGAGACCTGTCAGACATCCCCAACAAAGATGCCAGCAGCTCAGACGCGGAATCAGACCTCTATGAGGAAATAGATGTCAGCTGTACCCCGGAGAGCATGGATTACCCGAGTGGACAAG GACTGGCGATGGGCTCGCCGAACCACGGTAGAGACGTCGGTGTGGACAATAAGATGGGATCAGGCCCCGGTGCTCTCAACTATGGCTCTGACCAGATGCGAAGGTATCGAACAGCATTCACGAGGGAGCAGATAGCAAGGCTGGAGAAAGAGTTTTACCGTGAAAACTACGTGTCCAGGCCTCGTAGGTGCGAGTTGGCCGCTGCCTTAAATCTACCGGAAACGACAATAAAG GTTTGGTTTCAGAACCGTCGCATGAAGGACAAGAGACAGCGGTTGGCTATGACCTGGCCGCATCCTGCCGACCCCGCCTTTTACACCTATATGATGAGCCACGCTGCAGCGACCGGCAGCCTGCCCTATCCGTTTCAGTCTCACCTTCCTCTACCGTACTACTCTCCACTCAGCGGCGTGGCTGCAGGTTCAGCCTCTGCCACCGGGGGTCCGTTCTCCAATCCTCTGCGCTCGCTGGACAGTTTTCGGGTGCTGTCGCATCCATACCCGCGTCCTGAGCTGCTGTGCGCCTTCAGACACCCGTCACTGTACCCTAGCCCGGGTCATGGGCTCGGTCCCGGGGGAAGCCCGTGCTCTTGCCTTGCTTGTCACGCAGCCAGTCAGTCAAACGGGCTACCCCATAGGCCCAACAACGCAGACTTCTCCTGTTCGCCCACGACCAGGACCGAGGCCTTCCTCACGTTCTCGCCAGCAGTCATCAGCAAATCGTCTTCAGTGTCTTTGGACCAGAGGGAAGAAGTGCCACTGACCAGATAA